In Rosa rugosa chromosome 4, drRosRugo1.1, whole genome shotgun sequence, the genomic stretch GAAACTTTCCTAAGGATACGTTTGGGTTTCTCAGATTCAGAGGTAACTTGCACCGAGACACTTTCAACATTTGCAGCCGGAAGCCTCCGGGTGCTTCGCTTTACCCTGCCTGTTTGAGGATCCCGATGTGTTCTCTGAGATTTTGAATCTGGAACTTTTCTTGGTTGGGGAAGTGGTTTCCAAAAATGTGTTGCTGACCAACGTTCTAACCAGTTTGGGACTGAATTTGGATCTCCAGGTTCATAATGTAAACGCAGAGGCATCACAGTAGGTGAGAAAGCAAGAAgctgaaaagaaaaaaccaaacTGTTACACCATGCCAACTTGAAATTATCCAAATCATACAAACCAAACTGTTGTAATTCAATCCAGGAAATTCTTTAGATAAAATTGTTAAACAGAATGTCGACTTACCTTACTAATAAAAACATTAACCGTCAGCTTTGCCATTTGAGTAGAGATATTAACTCTAACAGGATCCACTAGCCTGCCCTCCTGATGGACAATATAAAAGTGGAATATAGTTAAGGGTAGCACTAAGGAACACATAACCCATGCCTAACTACATTTataaatatcatatgacaagtGAATGCACCTGACACAATTAACTACAATATAATATACTTAGGATGAAGATAACAAGAATCTCACAAGTTTCCTTGGCTAAAAAGATAGAAATTAATAAGTAATAACTAGGAATTGGTAATTGACCAAAGTACTTAAGACTTGTACCAGAGGTGTAACATGGCATCTTTTTTGCACTTCAAGCCCAATAATAGACTGCCTGACTTGTCGCCCACGACTGAGTGCCTGTAGCTTGACAATGCCCAACATACTGCAAAGTGTAGCAACAGCCTGTCTCCTCACCAAGTGCCCACGGATAAGTGCCTGTAGCCTTATTATGCCTTTGAGGGCCCAAAAGGCGCGGCGAGCCTTCACATAATATACCAATATCAATGATTattcaactaatgtaaaaatgcTGGCACTAGACAAAAACATACAAACGACTGAAATGATTTAGCAGCTGATTTAATACTACTTTAGCAAGATATTTACCAGATATCCCCTAAAGGCAGCCTGTGCCTTTGTTGCAGCTTGCTCTTGTCTGATTTTTTCAGGATCATACGCTGCATTTTGTGGTGTAGAGCCTTGTGAATCTGTACTTTGGCTTCCTGGCTCTCCATTACCTAATACACTTGGAGCTTCCTTGTTTTCCAATTCTAACCCCTTGTTATAATCTGTGGTGTTTGTGCTTTCATGAAAAGCTGCAGGTGGATCTGCAACAAATTCAGTTGCAGCTGCCCTGGCAGCAACCACCACCTCTTTCTCATTTGAAATTCTCTGAAACCATAGACATAAGAATAGTATTTGCGTATGTTAATGCTTCTATAAAGATAAAGAAAGTAAGTAAACTTCTGAGATTGAAGGTATAGCTCCAGTGTTAAGAATAAAAATGAAAGATAAAGTGTAAGTTCCTTCTAATGTGAAGACTTGAGAAAACTATTTAGAGTAAGGTGTATGCATTTGTTTTGAAGTTGTACATTCCTACAATCTTACCTCTCTTCCTTTTGATATATTAGGTTTGGATGACTTCTTCCCAAACAGAACAGTCTTGATCCATTTAGCCGGTGATTTGCCCATTGCAGGAAGGCTAATAATAACACACAATCCTGAAGCCCGTTTTCTGCAGAGTTCCATACGATCACAATTTAAATATACATGAATTACAAATtgaaacacaaaataaaactaTATTAATGCAATGGATTCCAAGAAACAAGAAGAATAATCATATAATGGTATTtttgaaaaatttccagaaccAAATACTGTAAGAGCAAATCTCTGGATGCTTATGATAACACCAGACAACTTATGAGGTAGTATTAACTACAGACAATCTAAAAGAAAAGGCTTTATCATTCTAGCTTAGTTCAATTCTGTCCTAATTACAAACTAATGAGGCATGCATTTCTAAGAACTGCATAAGTCAAAGTACACACccaataagagagagagagagagatcctcAAAGCATTTTTCTTTTGATCTTAACACGCCTAAAGTTTCAAACTTCCAACTACCAACAGCTTGAGAAACAAGAACCATACGCCCAGAACATAATCCACATTCGATCTATTTGAGCAAATTAACTACCATACCATACCATACATTAAAGTAAAAATCCCTCAACACTATCAAAACCAACCACCAATTATCTTGACCCAGAAAGAAGCAACTAAGCAATCATGACATCACATCACACGTACCCACTGAACCCAAAAAGGAAATCCACCCAGAAATTCCAAAACCCACAAGATCTTACAAGCTTCCCAAATTGCAAGACACAAATGAGGTCCAGCTTCCCCAGATCTGAAACTCACTTACCAAATGTACAAGTAGAACAACCTTCCAAATCCCTAAACCAACTTTCCCCTTCCCTGCAAAAACAATCAGACCCAGTAAAACACACAACATAAAAAAGCAAACTTTCTTTTAACTAAGAACAACATCAGATTTTGAGAGAAGGAAATGTACCATGAGTTCAGTGAGAGTGAGCCAAGCCCAGAATGTGATCTAACAACTATAAAGCCATGTACTCTGCTTTACTCTCTGTACTTCTCAGACTGataacaccaaaaaaaaaaattactgaaTTTGAAAAATTAGTCGTGTCTGGTGTGGTAAGGTGTACTTTAAAAAAGTTGCCGCACATGTCCGATTGGCTGGCTTAGCTTGAAACTTTCACATAGTTTGACTATTTTTTAATCCAACGGTTGAGATGGAGAGATTACGGTGGACGTGAGAGAGTAGGGAATTGTTTGGCGTTGGAAATAAAGAAGGATATGCGTTGGCAGTCCCCAGTGCAGTTGAGCCAGTTAACTTCGGAACCAAGGGTGCAGCGTCCTTTATTTATTCCCAAGCATGGTGTGAAATGACTACAGTGCCCTCGCCGGTGGGGAAATTGGGATCCTAGGCCCCCATTGGGCGCGTGGGCAGATCGTGGCCGTAGATCTGGGCAGCAGAGGGGAGCGGTGGGATGTGTGACGACTGCGGTCTTTATATGGGTCACGGAGTGCGAATGCAGGAACCCCCAGCATGGTCATCACCTTCTGTTTTTACCAAAACGCCCTTCACCAACACACTacggataattttttttttcttccttgataTTTTGGTTATAAATAATTGCGGTGTGCCGGGCGGGGAGCAACCGGTTTAATTGGTGGGGACGAGCATGTTCACATGGTTGGTAACTGATCAAAGAAATTACATTCAACCACCCTTGAATGTAAATTCAATGATAAAATGAATTATCTTTAAGAAGAGTTATTGTGTTTTCACATCTAAATcaatcacctttttttttttttttttttgtcggtTACTGACCATGTGAGTTGTggaaatctatactattattaagagaagaggctttgttagccaaaacaaaaaaaatgtaccaaaatgaccctaaaatattaaaaaactatacaACTCATAAAAAAAGATGGGGGTGATATagtcaaattacaaaataaaaataaaatatataaaaaaatgtgAAAATGAGAAACAGATAATCAAACTACCCACTTTCATCATTCCATGAAAAACTACCGTAAATAACTTCCCActctctattaaaaaaaaaattcaattttcacACACATAGTGTGTGGCGCCATCTAGTATTTGTTTATTGAAACTGATTTGGGTCGTGGAGTAGCACAGTAAGATGAATGCTAGAGTGGAGGTCAAAATCCACTCTAGTATCGACCCTGAAGGAACTCTGCTATTCCACGACATGTAATTTTTGAGTTTGGTGCTCATGGTGAAGGTTTAAACATAAAAATAAGTGATTAAAGACACTTTGGTAATACATGAATTAAACCAATACTAAAATTGAAATCTAACAaaaacacatatatacaaatttaAACATGACTTGAAAgaataattaaaagaaaaagaaaacaccgAGAGTCTCGTTTTCTCAGCAAAACCAACAGTCTCTTTCACTTTCCAAGTTTCCATCATAAATAAAGAAAGTTTGTTGCAAAACTCTGTACCATATCAAATGCTTATAATCAACACTGTAAAGTCAGACTTGATGTAGATGCAAAAATAAACTATGCCATTAAAGGAAACCCTAACCAATAATATTTTTTCTAAGATTAGGAGCTACCATATTTCCAAGATTTCTCATTTTGGACACAACACTTTTTGAGGTACGGAGTCTAACATTATGCAACTCTttcactaaaaataaaaataaaaaaaccatgCACCTCTATTTTAGAGATGGACACCGTTTGGTTCTAACCGTAATGACACCACATGTTCAATCAGTTAAACGGTATATTGATTCAATTTCAGTGTGGATTTCCAATTTTTGATCTTTGGTTTCAAAATATCCACCCCCGCAATGAATTGTCCGGCCCAATAAAAATCAATTCCGAATCTCCGACCCAAAACTGCAAGTCGAGCCCACTAAGTACGACCTAAAAGTGAAAAACCACTTTCGTCCATATCTCAACTGCAAAATCAGTTTTAACGGCAAGCGATTTGAAATTCGAAATTCGAAATTCGAATCCCCTCAAAGCATAAAGGACTGGGTCCCCCCATACAGCGCCAGCCGTTGTAACATTATCATCACAAACCGTCGCTTCCCCAAACCCCTATCCGTTGTCCACGCGTCCACCACCACTCGCAATCACAACCGCCGGATCTCCCTACTTCACCAAGTCAAAACCAAGGTTCCAATGGAATGTTGAGACGTGGAGAAATAAGATAGACCTGGGAGTACAGGAACGCGAGTAGGAGATTTACCACGCGGGGAGCGTGTGGTGAAGATCTCGAGGGGTAGTCCTACAGTTTTCCCGCCCAGACGATAATCGCGGTCAAAattgggggaaaaaaaaagttaaaagaaaagaaaagaaaaaaagagtatAAATCAGAGCCAGTGTGTGATACAATCTCATTTTTGctttgaagaagaaaagaagagcaATCAAATCGAATTCGATCGATCAATGGAAGAGCCCCAATCGTCTCAATCCGGTAAGATAATGTAGCTAAACCGAATTTTGTATGTTGTTAAAGTGAAACTAGTAGCGAAATTGGGGCTTAGTTTCTGTATGTGTTTCAGGGAAGCTTCTGCGATACGCGCTGCGATCTGTGACTAAACCGAAGGAGGAGAAGCCACCTGCCGCAGAATTGTCCAACCCCTCTGCGTCTAAGAGGTACAGTACACTACACGGCGCTGTGTTGGGTTTTATGAAGGAAATTTTGATGGTGATTTTGCAAATCCATATAATTTGATGCAAATCCACCGACTGTGAACGGTTTCGATTTGATTTGTATGGGATTCAATTGAACTGTTTTCGTTGCCAACGATTTTTATGTAAGCCGGACTTTTGTGAAACTCCTCAATTTTTATAGGGGAAGGCCTGCATCAAATGTGAGCAGAAGCGTGAGTGTGCTTGATCTTTCGGGCAAGGACAAGCCTGTCAAGCCACCCAGGAGGCTCTCTGTTCCTAACAAGGCGGCTGGGACTCCAGCTCCGAAACTGGGTGGGAACATCACTCCCATTTCCGAGGCTAGATCAAGGCGGTCTGCCAAAAGCGAAACGCCTGCTTCTGATGCTTCTACTAGGCTCACAAGTCGGAAGAAGTTCAGTATTCTGTCCTCAGAGTCATACTGGCTTTCGCAGATTAAGCTCTCCGAGGCTGCTGGCAAGCACTCAGTTTCACTTGGGTTTTTCAAACTAGCCTTGGAGGCGGGATGTGAGGTACAACTAATTTACACCTAATCTTTTTAGATTAAACAGGTGGTTGCATACACCTCTGAGCATGGCTTAGTACGAGTTCATATGTGATGTATCAACGGATATGTGTATATGCCCTGGTGTTTAAATTATATGCAAGAGCTAACTACGGTCACTCTTTTCATTCAACTCTGTCACAGCAACCTCTTCAGCGATTGCGAGATGAGCTAAAAAGCTATGCACTCCGTCATAAACTTGGTGATGCTGACCTTGCAGCCCCACTGAAAGTGTTATTTGAGAGCTACGGTGTTGTAGAAAACGAGCAGTTGCAGGTCTCCGAAACCTGTTCCCACGTACCTGAAGAGGGGACTCGGTCTTCTGATGAAGATGCCAAGAGCTCTTCATCTACAATGGGAACTAGGAAACTGAAACCCAAGTCGTTGAACACTGATGCTGCTCAAGTTTCTCCGGTCAAAAACAAAGCCAAGAAGGAAATGCCTCAGAAGAGCACTCCTGCAACCAGGACTAGGGCATCATCTGTGGCAAAGAAGTCTTCAACTCCAGGACCTGTTTCTGACTCTGGGATGCGCAGGTCAACAGCAAAGAAACCCCACAACCCGATTAAGCAAGAAGCTAAGAATGAAAGGGATAGGAAGAAGCAGGGGAACAAATCTGCTGTTGAACAAGGCAAGTGTATGAGATTATTTCGTTTGTATTTTTTGTGTGACATCGTTTACTTGTTCAGTGTTGTGTGACATCATCTAACGATTTGTTGTTGTTGCAGGCTCAGTTAGCGCTACATCTGCAGAGGAAGCACTGAAtgagaacaaagaaaatgaggtTAGTTTGTCAGTATATGTATTGCCTTGTTCATTACACCTCCTAAAACAAACATGTTCATTGCATCTGCATCtgcatttgtttttcttttgcttcattCTCTTGGCTTTCCATTGACTCTTTATTCTTTTGCTGCAGGATGCTGCCTCAATGGAGGAGATAAGTTTGACTGAAGTTGCATAAACAAATTGTCCAAGATGCTAAACCAATTGCATTCTCATACTCCTGTTGGGTCCGtctttagtgtttttttttttgtggaggATTCTTATGTATAGAAAATTTTAGGTGAAAGTTTTCAGTCTGTTTGGTGAAACCATTTTGATTTGCGTTGGTTTAAACTGgggttgtttgtttgttgttattcAACTGCTGGTGATTTCGATTGTACTAAACTGCAAAGTTATCTATATAGTGTCTATTCTTCATCATATTGGCATTTACAGATATTGGATTGTATTCTAAGTTATCAGATGCTTATATAGAGTTGCTAGTCGCTCTTTAGGACTATATGAATCTCCATTTCATATTCATTCGAAACTCTGGGCTAGCATGATTGATGCTTAAGTGCTCTATAGCAAATCCATTCTACCAAAGCTGTAGTGAAAATTCTGTTGAAAACAAATGAGTTTTTAATTGTATTCACATGTTGACTCAAAATACAAATTGTATACATAGAAGTTATAGGAAGTTAACATTATAAGCAGTAAACAATTACTTATTGTATATTACAAGTTTCCTTGCAGCAGTAGTACCAGGCATAAACCATTGCAGCCTTTCAGCTTCCCCATCTTTCAAACTAAACACTCCCGAGTTATCAATTTCACCTTCCTCATCACCGGTGAAGTAGATGCAATTACGTCTATAACCTGGCGCATCACAAACAGCTACCGAGTGGTTATGTCCCAAGAAAATCGTCCTCTCACCCAAATCTGTGATGTAGTGCCACTTCTTTTCAACATAATAGTAAACCTCAAACCTTCTAAGGTTATCGTCATAGCTTTGATGCCCAAAAACATAGCTTGTCCCCGAAAAGCTTAACAGTATAAATTCCAGTCCTTCTAGGCTCACTAAATAAACCTTGTTCCCGTTAAAGAATGAAGGTAATGCACGCTCATTATATTCCAGTGAAAACCTACAATCAAGATCACAAAGTACAAGCCTCCCTAGTTCATTCACTGCAAGCAACTCCTTGTCTGTGGATGCAAGAACGTCGTCGTACTGGTTCCCATAACCTTGTAAAACAGTCCACTCCTGGTTACCGTCTTCGTAACAAATTAGGTTTCGCTTCTCTCCGAAGATTGCCAGGACTTTGTAGTCTCTAGGGTTGCATAACGGGTCTGAGGACAATATGGCCTTGTGGACGGCGCCGTTTGGAGGGAGCTGTGGGAGATTGTTGACTTGGTGGCCGGTGAATGGGTTGAGGAGAGTGAGTGATGAGTTTTGGCCATCCAACAAGATGAGCCAATCGGCCGAGAATCCACATACGGTCTTTTCATGATCGTTTTTGGGTAGCTCGAAACGGTGGACTTGGTTGGTGGAGACGTTGAGGAAGAATCTGGAGTGTTTGGTGATAATGTGATGTTCTTCAGGTTGGTACTGGCTCGGAAGCATTAGCCATGGGGAGTTTTCATGAAGGGGTTTGGTGTAAAAGTTCACCATGTTGATGAACAATGGAGCAAATTATGAAGAGAGTTAATAGGAACTTGAAGCGCTCAAGCTATATTAAATAGTCATAGATATCAAGGAGGAGATTCCTTTCTCTACTGGGAATAGGAGTCATGACACATTTCTACTGGGAATAGGAGTCCTGACATCACTGACCTTAATTTTCTTACCAATTAAGTAATTGTTTGATTTTCTGTTCTCTACTTGTTCCTCAAGCAACTGAGCTCTTTCAATAGAGACGGGGTCACATTTCTGAAttgacagtttttttttttttctgtactTAGTAAATCAAATTGTTTCGAAGTTTTGTTTCCAACTTTCCGTGTTCAATAATTCAGATCCATCATATGCAAGACACtgtattttcaaaaattcaattaGCGAAAGCCAATAACATTACTCAAAATATACTAATTACATTTGATACTCTACACATtagcaaaaaagaagaaaagaagagggGTAAAAGTTAGTTAACATTATGACAACCTAGGCATAAACCATTGCATTCTTTCAGCTTCGCCATCTTTCAAACTAAACACGCCCGAGTTTTCAACTTtaccttcatcatcatcatcatcagtgaAGTATATGCAGTCAGGTCTAAAATCCGGGGCATTACGCACAGCTACTGAGTGGTTCTGTCCCAAGAAAATCGTAAACTCGTGCAGATTTTTGGTGTGGCACCACCGTCCTTCATCATACCTGTAAACCTCAAACCTTTTAAGCTTGTCGTCGTAGGTTTCATGCCAAAAACAGTAGCTCGTCCCCGAAAAGCTTACCAGCATAAATACGTCTCCATTTATGCTCACTAAATAAACCTTTTTACCTTTAAAGAAAGAAGCTGGTACATGTTCGTTAAAAGCTGGTGGATCGCAGCACACAAGCTTCCCCAACTCACTCACTGCTACAAACGCCTCGTCCGTTTGGACAAGAACATCGTCGTAGTGATTTCCATAATCTTGTAACATAGTCCATTGCTGCTTACCTTGTTCGTAACCAATTAGCTCTCGTTTGTCTCCGAAGATTGCCAGGACTTTGTAGCCGTTAGGGTTGCAAGACGGGTCTGCAGACAGTACGGCCTTGTGGACGGTGCCCTTTCGAGGGAGTCGTGGGAGGTTGTTGATTTGGTCGCCGATAAAAGGGTTGAGGAGAGTGAGTGATGAGTTGCGATTGTCGAACAGGATTAGCCAACCTAGTGAGAATCCACatatggtttttctttttccacaAGCATCCTCGGGTAGTTCGAGAGTGTGGACTTGGTTGGTGGAAACGTTGAGGAAAGATCGTTTGATGTGTTTTTCCTCAACTTCTCCACAAATGGAATTTGCAAAACAAGTCCACCAACCAAGTCCACTGGAAATGGAGGATTCAGTGCGATGACGATCTTCAGAGTGGTGCTGGTTGGGAACCATTAGCCACGGGGAGTAGCTCACCATGTTGGGTGGGAAAGGAAAACAGATTATAGATACTAGGTACGGATGGGTCGATGGAAACTTGAAGCTCGTAATTATTTATATATGAAAAGGGCCAAGGAACTTCCTATTTCTATGGGAATTTGGAGTCCTGATTATGAACGACTTCAGTTTTCAGCCAGCCTCTTCTGCACAAATGGTCTCCTGATGTTGACAGGATTAGGGCTAGCTGACATGGTGATTCGGCTTCTAaacttttaaattattttttttaaaattaaaatagcAGAATGCTATTGCAGTAAAGTATTGTTTTTATCCGGAAATACTGAATAAAGTTCATAACAAACCAATGCAAATTGATACACGAACATTCTTTTTTACATGAGCTTAACCACCAAGCAATGTGGACAAGACATAATTGAAAGACCAAACAATCCTAAGAGTCATAATCCGCGAGGGAAATATCGAAATACAGGATAAATGTTGATAAGTTTGCACAATCATTCTCAAACTAGCAATGCCACTTATAGCATGCATCCGGACATATTCAGACTGCCCTGCCAGCACCTTATGAAGGAGTTAGTCTGCTGTCCAACTCTGTTCCACGATTTCCCTAACTCTTCGGTTGTACTCTCGCTTGTTCTCGCTGAACATGCGAGCAGCTTCTGAATTTGCAGGAGAATTTGGGTTCGGATCACATAGTAGTGACTGCAATAAGCAAATGGCAGATGTTAAAGTCTTAGATCTCTAGCACACACAGTCTTTCAGTTCATAAAATGATCCATATTCAAGAAGGCTAGATATCTAAATCACATGTGCAGTATACTTGTAGGTATACATTAATCTCACACACCTAGATACTTGCCTGCTTTGTGTATTGATTATTAtaatggaaagaaaaaaaagacaaacaaaCAATTATATCCATACAATCAACTGTACCTGGATAGATGTGAGTATAGCTGCCACGTCATAAATAGGACTCCACTGATTTTGCAAAATATCTAAACAAATACTTCCATCGGCATAAACTGAccaatttgaaaagaaaatttgaatttgaatcagAAACCAGATAAGAAATATGGAACATGAAGCTGATACTAATGTCAAGATACAACTTACTATTTGGATGAAACATTCGAGAAACAAATCGCACCGTTGGTGGTTTGTTTGGATAATCTTCTGTGAACTGAAGAGTCAACTTAAACGTGCCTGCATAGTTCGTTAATGTGGATATTAATGGTTAAGGTTATGCAGCAAAAATATTGAAAGGAAGACAATTATTAGATATTTTCAGCTTCCAGtcttcagatttttattcttaGAAGCAGAACTTTCTTTAATAACTTAGTCAAATAACAGAACATGGACATTCTATTCATTACAACTTATCCATCATTCCACTTATTGAAAGTGAAGTTTGATCTAACTGGGGATACTCTCCTTTATTACTTTTCTGCTTATGCAACACAAGAAGTATGATTTAGCAAACAGTGATAAACAGTAATAGTCTACTAGTTGAGATAATATGTTTGCATGTCTTTCAAGAGATAGATAATAAAGGCTTAATGTTTTTGACAATA encodes the following:
- the LOC133706407 gene encoding ubiquitin-conjugating enzyme E2 2 — translated: MSTPARKRLMRDFKRLQQDPPAGISGAPQDNNIMLWNAVIFGPDDTPWDGGTFKLTLQFTEDYPNKPPTVRFVSRMFHPNIYADGSICLDILQNQWSPIYDVAAILTSIQSLLCDPNPNSPANSEAARMFSENKREYNRRVREIVEQSWTAD
- the LOC133742190 gene encoding protein IQ-DOMAIN 31; amino-acid sequence: MGKSPAKWIKTVLFGKKSSKPNISKGRERISNEKEVVVAARAAATEFVADPPAAFHESTNTTDYNKGLELENKEAPSVLGNGEPGSQSTDSQGSTPQNAAYDPEKIRQEQAATKAQAAFRGYLARRAFWALKGIIRLQALIRGHLVRRQAVATLCSMLGIVKLQALSRGRQVRQSIIGLEVQKRCHVTPLEGRLVDPVRVNISTQMAKLTVNVFISKLLAFSPTVMPLRLHYEPGDPNSVPNWLERWSATHFWKPLPQPRKVPDSKSQRTHRDPQTGRVKRSTRRLPAANVESVSVQVTSESEKPKRILRKVSSQPADPVQENPQIELEKVKRNLRKVHTPIVENSVQTEIEAQNLTQNLEKASSSVSGHNVFEGITNNSVEKMKNEPIVALFNLPDAEITPEPSAAKEVFNLLSDDQVAMDSKTLTEGTGEEINTPSDEAAVESNILTESSKKDENIPVPNVVLSQGEDLTSNDNQKSSRKTSTPAKQERSENGLQNSPTLPSYMAATESAKAKLRAQGSPRLGLEATEKTEKTNSTRRHSLPSSANGKITSQSPRTQKPVQSGGKGGIKSDKSLSASRDGKASQAEWRR
- the LOC133745073 gene encoding uncharacterized protein LOC133745073; translation: MVNFYTKPLHENSPWLMLPSQYQPEEHHIITKHSRFFLNVSTNQVHRFELPKNDHEKTVCGFSADWLILLDGQNSSLTLLNPFTGHQVNNLPQLPPNGAVHKAILSSDPLCNPRDYKVLAIFGEKRNLICYEDGNQEWTVLQGYGNQYDDVLASTDKELLAVNELGRLVLCDLDCRFSLEYNERALPSFFNGNKVYLVSLEGLEFILLSFSGTSYVFGHQSYDDNLRRFEVYYYVEKKWHYITDLGERTIFLGHNHSVAVCDAPGYRRNCIYFTGDEEGEIDNSGVFSLKDGEAERLQWFMPGTTAARKLVIYNK
- the LOC133745074 gene encoding F-box/kelch-repeat protein At3g18720-like, translating into MVSYSPWLMVPNQHHSEDRHRTESSISSGLGWWTCFANSICGEVEEKHIKRSFLNVSTNQVHTLELPEDACGKRKTICGFSLGWLILFDNRNSSLTLLNPFIGDQINNLPRLPRKGTVHKAVLSADPSCNPNGYKVLAIFGDKRELIGYEQGKQQWTMLQDYGNHYDDVLVQTDEAFVAVSELGKLVCCDPPAFNEHVPASFFKGKKVYLVSINGDVFMLVSFSGTSYCFWHETYDDKLKRFEVYRYDEGRWCHTKNLHEFTIFLGQNHSVAVRNAPDFRPDCIYFTDDDDDEGKVENSGVFSLKDGEAERMQWFMPRLS
- the LOC133745395 gene encoding uncharacterized protein LOC133745395, with product MEEPQSSQSGKLLRYALRSVTKPKEEKPPAAELSNPSASKRGRPASNVSRSVSVLDLSGKDKPVKPPRRLSVPNKAAGTPAPKLGGNITPISEARSRRSAKSETPASDASTRLTSRKKFSILSSESYWLSQIKLSEAAGKHSVSLGFFKLALEAGCEQPLQRLRDELKSYALRHKLGDADLAAPLKVLFESYGVVENEQLQVSETCSHVPEEGTRSSDEDAKSSSSTMGTRKLKPKSLNTDAAQVSPVKNKAKKEMPQKSTPATRTRASSVAKKSSTPGPVSDSGMRRSTAKKPHNPIKQEAKNERDRKKQGNKSAVEQGSVSATSAEEALNENKENEDAASMEEISLTEVA